From one Methylomonas paludis genomic stretch:
- a CDS encoding NAD(P)H-dependent glycerol-3-phosphate dehydrogenase: MSAISILGAGSWGTALALLAARNGYDTLLWGHNRQHIANLASERINQRYLPGFHFPENLSVSADLQAAVVASDLLLISVPSHAFKSTLLQIKPFLHQNLKIAWASKGFNPEDGLLLSQVVVNVLGADVKTAVLAGPTFAGEVAADLPTAVTIASTSEDLTSQLTQVLHNQHFRTYTSTDMVGVQVGGACKNVLAIAAGIADGLGFGANTRAALITRGLSEIMRIGHKLGGRQDTFMGLTGLGDLILTCTDNQSRNRRFGLALGQGKSWQQAVAEINQEVEGISAAQEAYGLSQKYHVEMPITEQVYNVLFNQLAPKQAVNNLLARHQKSEI, encoded by the coding sequence GCGTTGGCCTTACTTGCAGCCAGAAATGGTTACGATACACTGTTATGGGGCCATAATCGGCAGCATATCGCCAACTTGGCGAGTGAGAGGATCAACCAACGGTACCTGCCGGGGTTTCACTTTCCAGAAAATCTCAGTGTCAGCGCAGATTTACAGGCAGCAGTTGTGGCCAGTGATCTGTTGCTGATCAGCGTGCCCAGCCATGCTTTTAAAAGTACTTTGCTGCAAATCAAACCATTTCTGCATCAAAATCTGAAAATTGCCTGGGCCAGCAAAGGGTTTAATCCTGAGGACGGTTTGTTGCTTAGTCAGGTTGTGGTTAATGTGTTGGGGGCCGATGTCAAAACTGCCGTGTTGGCAGGCCCTACTTTTGCCGGAGAGGTCGCTGCTGATTTGCCAACTGCTGTGACAATAGCCTCTACTTCAGAAGACTTAACAAGTCAGCTCACCCAGGTCCTACATAATCAGCACTTTCGGACTTACACCAGTACCGATATGGTTGGAGTACAGGTTGGCGGGGCTTGTAAAAATGTGTTGGCTATAGCTGCCGGGATAGCAGATGGTCTCGGTTTTGGTGCCAATACCAGAGCGGCATTGATCACTCGTGGCTTAAGCGAAATTATGCGCATCGGGCATAAGTTGGGTGGCCGGCAAGACACCTTTATGGGCTTGACCGGACTGGGCGATTTGATATTGACCTGTACCGACAATCAATCCAGAAATCGGCGTTTTGGTCTGGCATTAGGCCAAGGTAAAAGTTGGCAGCAGGCGGTTGCCGAAATTAATCAAGAAGTTGAAGGCATATCGGCTGCTCAGGAAGCTTATGGTTTGTCACAGAAGTACCATGTTGAAATGCCGATTACTGAGCAGGTTTACAATGTCCTGTTTAACCAATTGGCGCCCAAGCAGGCGGTCAATAATCTGTTGGCGCGGCATCAAAAATCCGAAATTTAG
- the mraZ gene encoding division/cell wall cluster transcriptional repressor MraZ translates to MFRGINTISLDAKGRIAIPTRYRDELQDSCERQLIVTIAVNERSIGEPGCLWLYPLPEWEQVEQTISKLSNLNKMSIRLKRFLIGNATECEMDNQGRLMLPDKLREFAKIKQDKQVLLVGQLTKFEIWNEAAWQAKEQEWLDGSDNEGLEELGSLSF, encoded by the coding sequence TTGTTTAGAGGCATAAATACTATCAGTCTGGATGCAAAAGGTCGAATAGCGATCCCCACGCGCTATCGCGATGAATTGCAAGATAGCTGTGAACGCCAACTAATAGTAACAATAGCCGTGAATGAAAGAAGCATAGGCGAGCCCGGTTGCTTATGGCTCTATCCCCTGCCTGAATGGGAGCAGGTGGAGCAAACCATCAGCAAATTATCAAACTTGAACAAAATGAGTATCAGGCTGAAGCGCTTTCTGATCGGAAATGCCACTGAATGTGAAATGGATAACCAGGGCCGCTTAATGTTACCGGATAAACTACGTGAATTTGCCAAAATCAAGCAGGATAAGCAGGTGCTTTTAGTCGGACAATTAACAAAATTTGAAATTTGGAACGAAGCCGCATGGCAGGCAAAAGAGCAGGAATGGCTGGACGGCAGTGATAACGAAGGGCTCGAGGAATTGGGCTCCTTGTCATTTTGA